A genome region from Patescibacteria group bacterium includes the following:
- a CDS encoding ABC transporter permease, giving the protein MKIFDTLKTSTHALTRNKSRSALTMLGIIIGITSVILIMSIGSGAEGFILNQIQGFGAANIIVEPGALNKNGPPDMMSGINLTTIKNKDVEAVRKLNLIAAVSGYIPGKSQVVYENNDVGATFIGVDADMEKISDLKVVAGRFFTSDEVKSEAQVVVLGAQIKEDLFNDQDPLGKKVKIKGKNFEVIGVLEKIGSASFQSQDSQIYIPLLTAQKKLLGIDYLLAFIAEARSKDVVSEAEQDIQWTMRAQHKIDNPSSDPSKDDFHTGTQAQAQDMLSQVMGALSIMLSSIAAISLVVGGIGIMNIMLVSVTERTREIGLRKALGATNSDILTQFLLESVMLTVLGGIGGIILGALFSLVASIIIKSLGYADWVFSVPLMSIILAVSVAAAVGLIFGLYPARRAAALNPIEALRYE; this is encoded by the coding sequence ATGAAAATATTTGATACCCTAAAAACTTCCACCCACGCCCTGACCCGCAATAAATCTCGGAGTGCCTTAACTATGCTCGGAATTATTATCGGCATTACCTCCGTGATTTTAATTATGTCTATTGGCTCTGGCGCCGAGGGGTTTATTCTAAATCAAATTCAGGGTTTTGGGGCAGCTAATATTATTGTTGAGCCGGGGGCTTTAAATAAAAATGGGCCGCCGGATATGATGAGTGGAATTAATCTGACCACGATTAAAAATAAAGACGTGGAAGCAGTCAGGAAGTTGAATTTAATTGCCGCGGTTTCAGGCTACATTCCTGGCAAAAGTCAGGTTGTTTATGAAAATAATGATGTTGGGGCAACCTTTATTGGGGTGGACGCGGATATGGAAAAAATATCGGATTTAAAGGTTGTCGCGGGACGTTTCTTTACCTCTGATGAGGTGAAATCTGAAGCCCAAGTCGTGGTTTTGGGGGCTCAAATTAAAGAAGATTTATTTAATGACCAGGATCCTCTAGGTAAAAAAGTAAAAATCAAAGGCAAGAATTTTGAGGTAATTGGCGTACTGGAAAAAATAGGAAGCGCTAGTTTCCAAAGTCAGGATAGTCAAATTTATATTCCTCTTTTGACTGCCCAAAAGAAACTTCTGGGTATTGATTATCTTTTAGCTTTTATTGCCGAAGCGCGAAGCAAGGATGTGGTCAGTGAGGCGGAACAAGATATCCAATGGACAATGCGCGCCCAGCATAAAATTGATAACCCCAGTAGCGATCCATCCAAGGATGATTTTCATACGGGGACGCAAGCGCAAGCGCAAGATATGCTCTCGCAGGTTATGGGCGCCTTATCTATCATGCTTTCTTCCATTGCCGCCATTTCTTTAGTGGTTGGCGGGATCGGGATTATGAATATTATGCTTGTTTCGGTTACCGAACGGACGCGGGAAATCGGATTGCGCAAAGCTCTCGGCGCGACTAATTCTGATATTTTAACCCAATTTTTATTGGAGTCGGTAATGCTCACGGTTTTGGGGGGAATCGGCGGGATTATTTTAGGCGCTCTCTTTTCTTTGGTTGCCTCCATTATCATTAAAAGTCTTGGGTACGCGGATTGGGTTTTCTCTGTGCCTTTGATGTCCATTATTTTAGCCGTGAGCGTTGCCGCTGCCGTAGGTTTAATTTTCGGTCTTTATCCTGCTCGCCGCGCCGCAGCTCTGAATCCCATAGAGGCGCTGCGCTATGAGTAA
- a CDS encoding ABC transporter ATP-binding protein, whose product MSLIALKNLSKIYQNEGVATIALHNINLKIGEGEFVAIMGPSGSGKSTLMHIMGFLDRPSEGQYIFGGQSSEGLDDESLAHLRNEKVGFIFQAFNLLPRTTVLENIKLPLIYSKAKDRDDLARVAALKVNLGFRLNNLSNQLSGGEAQRVAIARALVTNPSVIFADEPTGNLDSKNSDQILHLLQKLNQEGRTIIMVTHDPEDAGHAKRLIHLRDGEIESDVKNHQNF is encoded by the coding sequence ATGTCTTTGATTGCGCTAAAAAATCTAAGTAAAATTTATCAAAACGAAGGCGTGGCCACTATCGCTCTGCATAATATTAACCTTAAAATCGGAGAGGGTGAATTTGTCGCCATTATGGGCCCTTCCGGTTCCGGCAAGTCTACCTTAATGCACATTATGGGTTTTTTAGATCGTCCAAGCGAAGGTCAATATATTTTTGGCGGCCAAAGCAGTGAGGGATTGGATGATGAATCCTTGGCTCATTTGCGTAATGAAAAAGTAGGGTTTATTTTTCAAGCTTTTAATTTATTGCCTCGAACTACGGTTTTAGAAAATATTAAGCTGCCCCTCATTTATTCTAAGGCAAAAGATAGGGACGATTTAGCCAGAGTAGCCGCTCTCAAAGTGAATTTAGGGTTTCGCCTGAATAATTTGTCCAACCAGTTATCCGGCGGAGAAGCGCAAAGGGTAGCGATTGCCCGCGCGCTCGTTACTAATCCGAGTGTGATTTTCGCGGATGAGCCGACGGGCAATTTAGACAGTAAAAATTCAGATCAGATTTTACATCTTTTGCAAAAATTAAATCAGGAAGGCAGGACGATTATTATGGTCACTCACGACCCAGAAGATGCTGGACATGCGAAAAGACTTATTCACTTAAGAGACGGAGAAATAGAAAGCGACGTAAAGAACCATCAAAATTTTTAG
- a CDS encoding efflux RND transporter periplasmic adaptor subunit, with protein sequence MKKRTKWIMLVIIVLVIGGILAAIFLRPQKQPQYSVEKAAAGDLKQTVSVNGTVKPQKVLELSFENTGVVKKMNVKVGDEVKAGQPLIQLDNREEALRLEQVQASLNLAKSNLAMAQTNDLLVAETTYNEAHQSYLNLQEKNKRDLREGEVSLEEAENYTRDYQEYFNDIEKDYEDGDTTLTLRDLARTNLTNIQAQERKTREALATLELTTKQAEDDAWYRQEQAREALERQKALAQNWEKSNLLHQVDYDRIALELAQLQITKNSFVSPIAGIVSKINVEEGEIASAFSPIMTLIAQEREIEAEVPESDINAVKTGQECEITLDAVPDQTFSGQVASIEPAETIIEGVTYYKIKINFQDPGKLTRSGMSADINVKILEKKNVLSVPLRAVKEQDGKKYVEIWEGEDKPNKQIFVQTGLKGDGGRIEILEGLKEGDEVITFVKQ encoded by the coding sequence ATGAAAAAACGCACTAAATGGATTATGCTGGTTATTATCGTTTTGGTTATTGGCGGTATATTAGCCGCGATTTTTTTGCGTCCTCAAAAGCAACCTCAATATTCTGTGGAAAAAGCGGCGGCGGGGGATTTGAAACAAACCGTAAGTGTTAATGGCACGGTGAAGCCGCAAAAAGTTTTGGAATTGTCTTTTGAAAATACGGGCGTGGTGAAAAAGATGAACGTGAAAGTAGGCGATGAAGTGAAAGCAGGACAGCCCTTAATTCAATTAGATAACCGCGAAGAAGCTCTCCGTCTGGAGCAGGTGCAAGCCAGTTTGAATCTGGCGAAAAGTAATCTTGCGATGGCGCAAACCAATGACTTGCTGGTCGCGGAAACGACTTATAATGAGGCTCATCAAAGTTATCTTAATCTTCAAGAGAAGAACAAACGCGATCTTCGCGAGGGAGAGGTGAGCTTGGAAGAAGCAGAAAATTATACGCGTGATTATCAAGAGTATTTTAATGATATTGAAAAGGATTATGAGGATGGTGATACTACTCTCACCCTGCGCGATTTGGCGCGGACCAATCTTACCAATATTCAAGCCCAAGAGCGCAAAACGCGTGAAGCCTTAGCGACTTTGGAATTAACCACTAAACAAGCGGAGGATGATGCGTGGTATAGACAAGAACAAGCGCGCGAAGCTTTAGAACGGCAGAAGGCTTTAGCCCAAAACTGGGAAAAATCCAATCTTTTGCACCAAGTGGATTATGATCGGATAGCTTTAGAATTAGCACAGTTGCAGATAACGAAAAATTCGTTTGTGAGCCCTATTGCTGGTATTGTAAGCAAGATTAATGTTGAGGAGGGAGAGATAGCCTCTGCGTTTTCGCCAATAATGACTCTGATTGCGCAAGAGCGGGAGATTGAAGCAGAGGTGCCCGAGAGCGATATTAACGCGGTCAAGACAGGTCAGGAATGCGAAATTACTTTGGATGCTGTTCCAGACCAAACTTTTAGTGGTCAGGTTGCCTCTATTGAGCCAGCCGAGACGATTATTGAAGGCGTAACCTACTACAAAATTAAGATTAATTTTCAAGATCCTGGAAAATTAACCCGTTCCGGTATGAGCGCGGATATCAATGTTAAAATCTTAGAAAAAAAGAATGTTCTAAGTGTGCCATTGCGCGCCGTGAAAGAGCAAGATGGAAAAAAATATGTTGAGATATGGGAAGGAGAAGATAAACCCAATAAACAAATTTTCGTTCAAACAGGCTTAAAGGGTGATGGCGGCAGAATTGAAATTTTAGAAGGCTTAAAAGAAGGAGATGAAGTGATAACGTTTGTTAAGCAATAA
- a CDS encoding ZIP family metal transporter, translated as MTIWLYTIASVVIVSLISLVGIFFLSLNKERLQKILLYLVSFAVGGLFGDAFIHLLPQAFQSETDHLLISLLILAGICLFFILEKVVRWRHCHIPNSKTHIHPVVPMNLIGDGLHNLTDGMIIAASYSLDFSLGLATTLAVILHEIPQEIGDFGVLVYGGLSVKKAVIFNFLSASTAILGAVIALLVGSVVAGFSSIILPIAAGGFIYIAGADLIPELHHEFNPKTSIKQLMAIISGIGIMATLLIWG; from the coding sequence ATGACTATTTGGTTATACACCATTGCGAGCGTGGTGATTGTGAGCCTCATCTCTTTAGTGGGGATTTTTTTTCTTTCTTTAAATAAAGAAAGATTGCAGAAAATATTGCTTTATCTCGTGAGTTTTGCCGTGGGCGGTCTTTTTGGTGACGCTTTTATCCATCTTTTGCCTCAAGCTTTTCAAAGCGAGACAGACCACCTTTTAATTTCCCTTTTGATTTTGGCTGGAATCTGCCTGTTCTTTATTTTAGAAAAAGTAGTGCGTTGGCGGCATTGTCATATTCCAAATTCCAAAACCCATATTCACCCCGTGGTGCCGATGAATTTAATTGGCGATGGATTGCATAATTTGACTGATGGAATGATTATTGCGGCAAGTTATAGTCTTGATTTTTCTTTGGGGCTTGCTACCACCTTGGCCGTGATTTTACACGAAATTCCGCAGGAGATTGGGGACTTTGGTGTTTTGGTCTATGGTGGTCTTTCGGTCAAAAAAGCGGTTATATTTAACTTTCTTTCCGCTTCTACCGCCATTTTGGGCGCGGTGATTGCTTTATTAGTTGGCTCGGTCGTGGCTGGATTTTCATCTATAATTCTCCCTATTGCCGCCGGCGGTTTCATCTATATCGCGGGCGCGGATTTAATTCCGGAATTACATCATGAATTTAATCCCAAAACCTCCATAAAACAGTTAATGGCTATAATTTCAGGCATTGGCATTATGGCTACCTTGTTGATTTGGGGGTAA
- a CDS encoding B12-binding domain-containing radical SAM protein yields MKKDLGVWIISPSSYDDGGYLFQFFRLLMIPPIFGVLKSLIWQAAAGAGIALDIFCINERTEIGDAYIQRIIANRDYARKLILLSAKTFELPRAIDLARQFKKAGLDVVIGGIGVTLADWKVYALLKKEGISFNVGEGEVTATQIIQDAARGALKPLYWQRSFVDLSVAPIPAMPDIIGDGYRFALNRLAGVDTAEGCPFNCSFCSVTVLRGRKMERCRARAPEGIIEWVLKTHALGLPIMFLDDNFRRSPHYHVLLEKLIRLNAKLKRKLEILVQLDASPDVAEEVPDLAAAGVDQVFLGIESFDPATLKQANKKQNQPQDYKRIVDAFHAHGILVDAGWIVGFPWQREEDILNDARLMAATFDFVAPFRLAALPGTKDYCDAVANGEIIDWDLNNYDTGHFVRKLYYMSPEEAKRVSAQVFPIIYSLGKALSGPRGLRFDVFRAILYCRLISEWGKRRVGRPYQFIMDGLPRSKRHLVERPQDSCKGEPLSSEDLGEKEAYLESLL; encoded by the coding sequence ATGAAAAAAGATTTGGGTGTCTGGATAATTTCCCCTAGTTCCTACGATGATGGGGGATATTTGTTTCAGTTTTTCCGCCTGTTGATGATCCCGCCTATTTTCGGCGTGTTAAAGTCTTTGATTTGGCAAGCGGCGGCTGGAGCGGGTATCGCGTTAGACATCTTCTGTATTAATGAAAGAACAGAGATTGGTGATGCTTATATTCAACGCATTATTGCGAATCGTGATTACGCCCGAAAGCTGATTTTATTAAGCGCCAAAACTTTTGAATTGCCACGGGCTATTGATCTCGCGCGGCAGTTTAAAAAGGCAGGTTTGGACGTTGTCATCGGCGGGATTGGCGTTACTTTGGCAGATTGGAAAGTTTACGCGCTTCTGAAAAAAGAAGGCATCTCTTTTAATGTGGGTGAGGGTGAAGTGACCGCCACCCAGATTATTCAGGATGCGGCGCGCGGCGCGCTAAAACCGTTATATTGGCAGAGGTCTTTTGTTGATTTAAGCGTGGCGCCTATTCCGGCAATGCCCGATATCATCGGGGACGGCTACCGCTTTGCTTTAAACCGTTTAGCTGGCGTGGATACGGCGGAAGGCTGTCCGTTTAATTGTTCTTTTTGTTCGGTTACAGTTCTGCGCGGCCGCAAGATGGAGCGCTGCCGCGCGCGCGCTCCGGAAGGAATTATTGAGTGGGTTTTAAAAACGCACGCGCTCGGTCTGCCGATAATGTTTCTGGACGATAACTTTCGGCGTTCCCCGCATTATCATGTTTTGTTAGAAAAATTGATCAGGCTGAACGCGAAGCTCAAAAGGAAACTGGAAATTCTTGTGCAGCTTGATGCGTCCCCGGATGTCGCCGAAGAAGTGCCCGACTTGGCAGCAGCGGGCGTGGATCAAGTTTTCCTGGGTATTGAGAGTTTTGATCCTGCAACTTTAAAGCAAGCCAATAAAAAACAAAACCAGCCGCAAGACTATAAGCGGATTGTGGACGCCTTCCACGCGCACGGCATTTTAGTAGACGCTGGCTGGATTGTCGGTTTTCCTTGGCAGAGAGAGGAAGATATTTTGAATGATGCGCGCCTCATGGCGGCAACATTCGATTTCGTGGCCCCATTCAGGCTGGCGGCTCTTCCGGGGACAAAAGATTATTGCGATGCCGTCGCCAACGGGGAAATTATAGATTGGGACCTGAATAATTATGATACTGGTCATTTCGTCAGGAAACTTTACTATATGTCGCCGGAGGAAGCAAAAAGAGTTTCCGCCCAGGTTTTCCCCATAATTTACAGTTTAGGCAAAGCCTTGTCGGGACCTCGAGGATTGAGATTTGATGTTTTTCGGGCGATATTATACTGCCGGCTGATTTCCGAGTGGGGCAAGCGGCGAGTCGGGCGGCCGTACCAGTTTATTATGGACGGTTTACCGCGGTCCAAAAGACATCTTGTAGAGAGACCCCAAGACAGCTGCAAAGGAGAGCCTTTGAGCTCGGAAGATTTAGGCGAAAAAGAGGCGTATCTGGAAAGCCTGCTTTAA
- the obgE gene encoding GTPase ObgE: MLIDDVKIRVRAGRGGDGNVAFNKTKMSLGPTGGRGGNGGNIYFKGVTDLSALIQFRYKKELIGEDGEKGGRQLNNGADGRDLVLKVPVGTVVHNLSSGEDIEIVAIGQSLLVAKGGRGGKGNFMFRSPINTSPTEFQEGSAGEECELRLELKLIADIGFIGLPNVGKSSLLNSLTNAKSKVANYPFTTLEPNLGVYFELILADIPGLIEGASEGKGLGIKFLRHIERTKTLFHFVSAESPEPIKDYKIIRNELKAFNKELLDRTEYIILSKIDLASEEEVAQKLKKLKVLKKEVIPISVIDDESIARIEKLLREIIKQKCDISLIK; the protein is encoded by the coding sequence ATGCTTATTGATGATGTAAAAATTAGGGTCAGGGCTGGCCGTGGCGGGGACGGCAACGTGGCTTTTAATAAAACAAAAATGTCTCTTGGCCCGACTGGGGGAAGAGGAGGCAACGGAGGAAACATTTATTTTAAGGGCGTTACGGATTTGAGCGCCTTAATTCAGTTTCGTTATAAAAAAGAATTAATAGGAGAAGACGGAGAAAAAGGAGGGCGGCAGTTAAATAATGGAGCGGATGGCAGGGACTTGGTTTTAAAAGTGCCGGTTGGCACAGTTGTTCATAATTTATCAAGTGGCGAGGATATTGAAATAGTGGCTATTGGGCAGAGTCTGTTGGTAGCCAAAGGGGGCAGGGGCGGAAAAGGCAATTTTATGTTTCGTTCGCCAATTAACACCAGCCCGACTGAATTTCAAGAGGGTTCAGCGGGTGAGGAGTGTGAGTTAAGGTTAGAATTAAAACTGATCGCTGATATTGGCTTTATCGGTTTGCCGAATGTTGGCAAGTCAAGTTTGTTAAACAGTTTAACTAATGCCAAAAGTAAAGTGGCTAATTATCCCTTTACAACCCTTGAGCCGAATCTCGGAGTTTATTTTGAACTAATTTTAGCCGACATTCCGGGCTTGATTGAAGGGGCGTCAGAAGGCAAAGGGCTTGGCATTAAATTTTTACGGCATATTGAAAGAACTAAAACGCTTTTTCATTTTGTTTCCGCGGAATCGCCGGAACCAATAAAAGATTATAAGATTATTAGAAATGAGCTTAAAGCTTTCAACAAAGAATTATTAGATAGAACAGAATATATTATTTTAAGTAAAATCGACTTGGCGAGCGAAGAGGAGGTTGCTCAAAAATTGAAAAAATTAAAAGTATTAAAGAAAGAAGTGATTCCAATTTCCGTGATTGACGATGAAAGTATTGCTCGGATTGAAAAACTGTTGCGCGAAATCATAAAGCAAAAATGTGACATCAGTTTAATTAAATAA
- a CDS encoding NAD(P)/FAD-dependent oxidoreductase: MSKIPEKFDVAVIGGGPSGIIAAIKAGEKGAKVVLIEKNPILGKKLLITGGGRCNITQAPLEASSLMGQAEFNDKKFVEKLGKKGRFLFSSLFAFGPEEVINFFEKKGLKTKVERGGRIFPASDKSRDVLNVLSRCLNKNKVKVLLNQKVVGFDVKEGRIEAVKLKEKEIIAKAFILATGGKAYPGTGSTGDGYEWAQKMGHKIIKPMPALVPIETKENWVKGLQGLTLKNVSVSVFQNNKKWDSKFGEMIFTHFGLSGPIILDLSKRIGELMATGAVCLKIDLKPALDVLILDKRLQRDFTRNKNFKNYLPELLPQRLGDLIIKFTGISPDKKLNCISKEERKKIINFLKCLELNVSRSTGFSQAIITSGGIDLKEIDSRTMRSKIIENLFFAGEIIDLDGPTGGYNLQICWSTGYAAGANA, translated from the coding sequence ATGTCCAAAATTCCAGAAAAATTTGATGTGGCGGTTATCGGAGGCGGACCCTCCGGAATAATAGCCGCGATTAAAGCTGGCGAAAAAGGCGCCAAGGTTGTTTTGATTGAAAAAAATCCAATTCTTGGCAAAAAACTTTTAATTACCGGGGGTGGCAGATGCAATATTACCCAAGCCCCGTTAGAGGCTTCGTCTCTGATGGGGCAAGCCGAGTTTAATGATAAAAAATTTGTTGAAAAATTAGGAAAGAAAGGTCGGTTTCTTTTTTCCTCGCTTTTCGCTTTTGGTCCCGAGGAAGTTATAAATTTTTTTGAAAAAAAGGGTTTGAAAACAAAAGTAGAAAGAGGCGGCAGAATTTTTCCCGCCTCCGATAAATCGCGGGATGTTTTAAATGTTTTGTCGCGATGTTTGAATAAAAATAAAGTTAAGGTTCTGCTTAACCAAAAAGTCGTTGGCTTTGATGTAAAAGAAGGAAGGATTGAAGCAGTAAAACTTAAAGAAAAAGAAATAATTGCCAAGGCGTTTATTTTAGCCACCGGCGGGAAAGCCTATCCCGGAACTGGTTCCACCGGCGATGGATATGAATGGGCGCAAAAAATGGGGCACAAAATTATAAAGCCAATGCCCGCTTTAGTGCCGATAGAAACCAAAGAAAATTGGGTTAAGGGTTTGCAGGGCTTAACTTTAAAAAATGTCAGCGTTTCTGTTTTTCAAAATAACAAAAAGTGGGACTCAAAATTTGGAGAAATGATTTTTACCCATTTTGGTTTAAGCGGACCGATAATTCTTGATTTAAGCAAGAGAATTGGAGAATTAATGGCTACAGGGGCAGTATGTTTAAAAATTGATTTAAAGCCGGCTTTGGATGTTTTAATATTGGATAAAAGATTACAAAGGGACTTTACAAGAAACAAGAATTTTAAAAATTATTTGCCGGAACTTCTCCCTCAAAGATTGGGCGATTTAATTATTAAGTTTACAGGCATAAGCCCTGATAAAAAATTAAATTGTATCAGCAAAGAAGAGCGAAAAAAAATTATTAATTTTTTAAAATGTTTAGAATTAAATGTTTCGCGGTCAACTGGTTTTAGCCAGGCGATTATCACAAGCGGGGGAATTGATTTAAAAGAAATTGATTCGCGAACAATGCGGTCAAAAATTATTGAAAATTTATTTTTTGCCGGTGAAATTATTGATTTAGACGGTCCCACAGGCGGTTATAACTTGCAAATTTGTTGGAGCACTGGATACGCGGCAGGCGCTAACGCGTAA